One Papaver somniferum cultivar HN1 chromosome 10, ASM357369v1, whole genome shotgun sequence genomic window carries:
- the LOC113315266 gene encoding photosynthetic NDH subunit of subcomplex B 5, chloroplastic-like, whose amino-acid sequence MAASSATPSVLSFSSVPKIISKGSETRVIKIASNPKPVASLGFLHHKSSRNPSSSIRLNAGLTDIEPDLNEDKRDPWSTNGIDIEDFVFGKYDGHHTYFEGEKSKATFFESLSEEYNAAEPPTGFQGLISWLFLPAVTAGLAFNVPGEYLYIGAGIFVVIFCIIEMDKPDQPHNFEPQIYNMERGARDKLIADYNTMDIWDFNEKYGELWDFTVNNEDIVKYK is encoded by the exons ATGGCAGCTTCTTCAGCAACCCCGTCTGTTCTTTCATTTAGTTCAGTCCCCAAAATCATCTCTAAGGGTTCTGAAACTAGAGTAATTAAGATTGCTTCCAACCCAAAACCAGTAGCTTCCCTAGGTTTTCTACATCACAAGTCTAGTAGAAATCCAAGTTCCTCTATAAGACTGAATGCTGGATTGACTGACATTGAGCCTGATCTTAATGAAGACAAACGTGACCCTTGGTCAACCAACGGAATTGATATC GAGGATTTTGTATTTGGGAAGTATGATGGGCACCATACGTATTTTGAAGGTGAAAAATCGAAAG CCACATTTTTTGAATCACTATCGGAAGAGTATAATGCAGCAGAACCTCCCACTGGCTTCCAGG GTTTGATTTCGTGGCTGTTCCTTCCGGCAGTAACGGCTGGTTTAGCTTTTAATGTCCCG GGGGAATACTTGTACATTGGAGCAGGCATATTTGTGGTGATATTTTGCATAATAGAGATGGATAAACCAGATCAACCCCATAACTTTGAACCCCAAATTTACAATATGGAGAGAGGAGCTAGAGACAAGCTTATAGCTGATTACAACACCATGGATATATGGGACTTCAACGAAAAATATGGCGAGCTTTGGGATTTCACCGTAAACAATGAAGACATCGTCAAATATAAGTGA
- the LOC113318688 gene encoding tryptophan synthase alpha chain, chloroplastic-like isoform X2 yields MASLSVSSPATIGLSETFAKLKKQGKVAFIPYITAGDPDLSTTAEALKVLDSCGSDIIELGVPYSDPLADGPVIQAAATRSLARGTNFDAILSMLEEVVPQLSCPIALFTYYNPILKRGVGKFMTTIKDVGVHGLVVPDVPLEETEILRKEALSNNIELVLLTTPTTPTERMKSIVDASEGFVYLVSSIGVTGARSSVSLRVESLLQDIKKASGKPVAVGFGISKPEHVKLVAGWGADGVIVGSAMVKILGEAKSPEEGLKELEAFTKSLKAALP; encoded by the exons ATGGCTTCCCTTAGTGTTTCTTCACCTGCTACTATTGGTTTATCTGAAACATTTGCTAAACTCAAAAAACAAGGCAAA GTGGCATTTATTCCTTACATCACTGCTGGTGATCCTGATCTATCAACAACTGCTGAAGCACTAAAAGTGCTTGATTCATGTGGCTCGGACATTATCGAGTTGGGAGTTCCATATTCTGACCCTTTGGCCGATGGTCCTGTTATTCAG GCTGCTGCTACACGTTCATTAGCAAGGGGAACCAATTTTGATGCCATCCTTTCCATGCTAGAAGAG GTGGTTCCGCAATTATCTTGTCCAATCGCTTTGTTCACTTATTACAACCCTATACTTAAGCGTGGTGTTGGGAAGTTCATGACTACCATAAAGGATGTTGGTGTTCATG GTCTTGTGGTTCCAGATGTTCCTCTGGAGGAAACTGAAATCTTGAGAAAAGAAGCTTTAAGCAACAACATTGAACTG GTCCTGCTCACAACACCCACTACTCCGACCGAGAGAATGAAATCAATCGTTGATGCTTCAGAAGGATTTGTTTATCTT gtaagctcaattggtgttacTGGTGCTCGTTCATCCGTCAGTTTGCGAGTTGAATCACTGCTCCAGGATATCAAGAAG GCATCCGGTAAACCTGTGGCTGTTGGCTTCGGAATATCGAAACCGGAGCACGTGAAACTG GTAGCTGGATGGGGAGCAGATGGTGTGATTGTTGGCAGTGCTATGGTAAAGATATTAGGAGAAGCTAAGTCACCAGAGGAAGGTTTGAAGGAACTAGAAGCCTTCACCAAATCCCTTAAGGCGGCACTGCCTTAA
- the LOC113315267 gene encoding sec-independent protein translocase protein TATA, chloroplastic-like, which produces MEISLTLSSPNISITRLSSPPSSSLKICSRNSVFFNNGSRSLFMMKNTNCMVLSRNNNNGQAGMNVKCLFGLGVPELAVIAGVVALVFGPKKLPEVGRSIGKTVKSFQQAAKEFETELKKDPEPLKEEEAPAEKPKAVSEIVDEKQDNKIPSSTEKNL; this is translated from the exons atggagATCTCATTAACTTTATCCTCACCAAATATCTCAATTACAAGACtatcatcaccaccatcatcatcactaAAAATATGTTCAAGGAATTCTGTTTTCTTCAATAATGGAAGTAGATCTTTGTTTATGATGAAGAATACAAATTGTATGGTTTTGAGcagaaataataataatggtCAAGCGGGCATGAACGTTAAATGTTTGTTTGGTCTTGGTGTTCCAGAACTAGCTGTTATCGCTGGTGTTGTAGCTCTGGTTTTTGGTCCTAAGAAGTTACCTGAAGTTGGGAGAAGTATTGGGAAAACTGTTAAAAGTTTTCAACAG GCAGCAAAGGAGTTCGAAACAGAGTTGAAAAAAGATCCGGAACCTCTCAAGGAAGAAGAAGCCCCAGCAGAAAAACCCAAAGCAGTCAGTGAAATTGTTGATGAAAAACAAGATAACAAGATTCCATCCAGCACAGAGAAAAATTTATAA
- the LOC113318688 gene encoding tryptophan synthase alpha chain-like isoform X1, whose amino-acid sequence MAIAALKTSCFLRQSKGTEENLFVRFQIQKKSVVSIKSSSTPVMASLSVSSPATIGLSETFAKLKKQGKVAFIPYITAGDPDLSTTAEALKVLDSCGSDIIELGVPYSDPLADGPVIQAAATRSLARGTNFDAILSMLEEVVPQLSCPIALFTYYNPILKRGVGKFMTTIKDVGVHGLVVPDVPLEETEILRKEALSNNIELVLLTTPTTPTERMKSIVDASEGFVYLVSSIGVTGARSSVSLRVESLLQDIKKASGKPVAVGFGISKPEHVKLVAGWGADGVIVGSAMVKILGEAKSPEEGLKELEAFTKSLKAALP is encoded by the exons ATGGCAATTGCAGCCCTAAAAACGAGTTGTTTTCTTAGACAATCAAAGGGAACTGAAGAGAATTTATTTGTTCGTTTTCAGATTCAGAAGAAATCAGTTGTTTCAATTAAATCTTCTTCTACTCCAGTAATGGCTTCCCTTAGTGTTTCTTCACCTGCTACTATTGGTTTATCTGAAACATTTGCTAAACTCAAAAAACAAGGCAAA GTGGCATTTATTCCTTACATCACTGCTGGTGATCCTGATCTATCAACAACTGCTGAAGCACTAAAAGTGCTTGATTCATGTGGCTCGGACATTATCGAGTTGGGAGTTCCATATTCTGACCCTTTGGCCGATGGTCCTGTTATTCAG GCTGCTGCTACACGTTCATTAGCAAGGGGAACCAATTTTGATGCCATCCTTTCCATGCTAGAAGAG GTGGTTCCGCAATTATCTTGTCCAATCGCTTTGTTCACTTATTACAACCCTATACTTAAGCGTGGTGTTGGGAAGTTCATGACTACCATAAAGGATGTTGGTGTTCATG GTCTTGTGGTTCCAGATGTTCCTCTGGAGGAAACTGAAATCTTGAGAAAAGAAGCTTTAAGCAACAACATTGAACTG GTCCTGCTCACAACACCCACTACTCCGACCGAGAGAATGAAATCAATCGTTGATGCTTCAGAAGGATTTGTTTATCTT gtaagctcaattggtgttacTGGTGCTCGTTCATCCGTCAGTTTGCGAGTTGAATCACTGCTCCAGGATATCAAGAAG GCATCCGGTAAACCTGTGGCTGTTGGCTTCGGAATATCGAAACCGGAGCACGTGAAACTG GTAGCTGGATGGGGAGCAGATGGTGTGATTGTTGGCAGTGCTATGGTAAAGATATTAGGAGAAGCTAAGTCACCAGAGGAAGGTTTGAAGGAACTAGAAGCCTTCACCAAATCCCTTAAGGCGGCACTGCCTTAA